The following nucleotide sequence is from Anopheles stephensi strain Indian chromosome 3, UCI_ANSTEP_V1.0, whole genome shotgun sequence.
CAGCGTTTAACGATCCGCGCGCGACCGCTGCGTGCGGGAAGAGTATCGTTCAAGGCGACTTCTACAACGGGCTCGGGGCGTACCCGTTCGTGGCACGCATCGGATTCAAAAGTACGTTACATTCTTCGGACGACCTTTCCACTGAAGGCCGCGCAGCACGCCCCTCCGCACGGTTTTATTCTAATTAGGCGATCTTCAACCATGAAACGGGAGACCGCTCGGCCCACAGATCGGACGATACGGAAGGCCGGAACGGCTACCGTTTAATGGCTGGAACAAAGCGCCCTAATTGTGGTGTGTGGTCGGTCGCATGTGGACTCGTTTTGATGTGCGGGGAAGCGAGCTTGCGCCACCATACCACAGTCGCTAATCGATCGACTTTCCCTCTTTCTAAatgcttgctttttttgcaGATACGAAAACGGGAACGTTCATCTTCCCCTGCTCCGGCTCTATTATTGCGCGGCAGATCGTTCTGACGTCGGCACACTGCGCCCTGGCCAAGGCCGACAGTCACCGGCTGTAAGTAGTGaatgattgtttgttttgttttttagctGTAAGAGTAACGAAAGCATCGGAACAGTGAGATGGAAAATGGAGGCCTTTTTGCAGACTGAATTTAAATGCcattttttgtgattttggGATTGAAAGAGTTTTCCGGACGCTGCTTAGCTTTCTCCCACACAATAGATGATGCATTTGGAAAGCAAATTTGCAAAGCCAATTGATTGTCATATAGCTGTGCCGGGGAAATGCAAACTTCCACaaattttgtgtttgtttggtgcaTTTCCATGCAAACAATGATTCAATTACTGTAAAGAATGAGCTAAGCAGCCAAGTTAAGTTAATGATCCTCGCcgtttggctttgttttgtttgtacaatCAAACAGAGATTCGAGGTCGGCCTGATGTTCCAATCCTGGTCATGGCACCAAACGTGCTCTAATTAAACTCTTATTTACAATGCATTTTTTATCACCtagaattgcatactttcaggagcAACAGTTCAAACAAAGGGGAAAGACATTAAAAAGTCGATTAATAAAATTACGATACATTACAAATGGCCGACTGATATTGGATCAGTAAGTGTCAGAACTGCTTCTACCTAAACAACCCACAAACAGTTAAAAATTCCTTTTTAAAACACTACAAAATTTATTACATACTTTCAAGGCTTTTACCAGActtacacctgtttacagttacagacgaatcgctcaccgtttgctttgactcacgagctgcctgcttcgatttgcgtgcCATTACCATCGAAAGAGCGACCCTATGGTCGAATCGCATGCCGTTACTATGGAATCATGTGCCGGTATCTATGGATTTGTGAATGTTAGCACCTTTCAAATTCGCTTCTTCTCTCGAAgcaatagtttttttgttatcgctTAAACTTACGGATAATTTTAACGACTAAAGGCAATAgaaagcattattttaaactatttttcacGTGTTTTGCATATTGTGTCAAAGCAAAAATGAACGATACCTACAAACTATTTCATGGaattcaatgaaaaatattgaaaaagaaaaatgtaaacaaatagcTTCATGAACTTTTCTAAATTTTCTTCGCCGTTCGAACCCGTTCATTTCCGCTAGTTTAATGTATAGAACTCCACTAAACTCTGAAAAACTAGTCTTGTGTATCGATTCTGTTCGATGTTGGTATTGTACTACACATTTTTTCGTCATTTACGGTCTATTAGCCGTTTGTTCGTATAAAAATGCCGACGAAACGTTTTCTAATGGTAACGAACTAACCGGTCTGTTCATTACACCAAATGCATCATACAGGAGCAATCAAAAATCTATGTAtatcggcacgtgattccatggtAGCGGCATGTGATTCGGTCGTCATGTCGTGCATTCCATGGAAACGGCACGCAAATTGAAGCAAGCAGCTCATGAGTcgcagcaaacggtgagcgattcgactgtaactgtaaacaggtgtaacTTTGATCGTTTCAGAACGTTATCGAATACCAATTACAAATGAAATACAATATTTTCCCTATGGAGAAGGTCATATTCTGCCTTCATTGGTTtaaaacgcctaaaagtatgcaattcatTTGAGATCATGCCtgcaacaattttttcttATATACGGAttattttaacacattttttatACTTATCGACTGCAAGTACTTGCTACAGTACCGTTCCTTTGCCGTTGTGATTCATAGCGCCTGAAAGTAATATTTAAGTTATTAACAGTTTATGGGGTGGTTTGGAGGAAGTTCCCTGCCGTACGTTTTCGATCCATTTCGGTCCGTCCCTTGAAAAAAGTTTCCgatggcacttttttaatgatgaTATAATTTTCGCTATCGTTGGTTTAAGCCCCTGAGAGTATGCTTTGAAAACTTTTCATACACTGCGGACTATATCTATAACTATTGATTCAGATTAGGGCGGCCTGGTGGCCGAAGCGAccgcggcgccggtcttcacacggcagggccggggttcaaatcccatccagaccgcctcctcgtacgtagggctgactactttgctacgggtaaaatgaagtcacagaaagcctgaaatggcaggccgagacctctcgagctTGTAGTgtcagggaagaagaagaagaagttgattcagatatattgcatacctttaggagCTACAATGTTTCCCATGGGGTTGGAATAAGAATGATCTAGTTTATCTGAAGAGTTGAAGTCATTTCACTAGATTCAATAGTTTAACCCTGTGTTGATGGTGGCAATTTcgcaacagagagagagagagagagagcatatGCTTTTATCCAAACATTGGGGAATTCCAGTTTTTTCCATAAAAAGCACATCAAATCGTTGCGTCGCTTAAGCAGGTTCCTTTCCTAATGACATGTTTATGGCGGTGCCATCATTTATTcataaaaacggaaacaatttGCTACGCACCATCCCAATCAATGTGGTCCGTGGCGGCCTATGTAGCAAACGGCTACCCGCCTAATCGCCATTCGCTTGCTCCGTTCCGTTTCATTTGCAATTTTCCAAGTCCGCTTAATGGTCGCTTCCAtcttctctccttctctccttctttctctctctctcaaccgGAATAAATCCGACCGACCAGATCATCCGTCCGCGTCGGTGACTACGACACGCGTACCGATCCGGATTGCGGAAGTACGGGATTTTGTGCGCCGGTCGCGGTCAACCACGCCGTCAGCCAGATCATCGTCCATCCGGACTACATCGAGGGTCAGTACCATCATGACATTGCGCTGCTAGTACTCCGCACGCCCATCAACTACACCGGTAGGTACAGAGTTTCAtgaacgtgcgtgtgtgtgtgtgtgaccgcGAACCACGCGTCCGAGGGTCATCTCACCGCACTGTTCTCATGGGGCGATTCTAAATTCTATGCACGGTCGGCTGCTTACTGACCgtgaaaattttgttttgtccaaAAACCGCCCGCTTCTCCTCCTCTCAGTGGCCGCACAACCGATCTGCCTTCACGGGCGCAAGCAGGATCTGACGGTGGGCCGTCGGGTGCAGATTATTGGCTGGGGAAAGCTTTCCACCAGCGGTACGAAATCGCCCGAACTGCAGATGCTGGAAGTTCCGCTCACGTCGTGGGACAAGTGTGTCCGAGCGTACGCCTCAACCGGTGCCCTACAGTCTCCACAATCGATCGACGGGGAGTGGATGTGTGCTGGGGGGGAGGGGCGGGATGCTTGCCATGGGTTCGGTGGGGCACCGTTGATCATACGGGATCAGGGCCGGTACGCACAGATCGGCATAATGTCGTTCGGGGCGGAGACTTGCGGTGCGCTGAACATGCCAAGCGTTTACACGTCCATCGCGCACTACGCGCCCTGGATTGAGGCAAACTCACCGAAAGCGTTCGTATGAGAGGTGGTGGTTTTCAGTGTACATAATTAAGAGcaagtgtttgtttgtttggtaaaaataaaaaaaatgtttgaaaataaagtacaaaaaaacccGTTAAAACTCGAAGATGAAGGAACATTTTATTGAAtagagaaacaaacaaaatgcacTACAAATGCTGCATGAATGGTGTGTGATGGAATAGCCTTCATATAGCGGTATGACATGCTGAGGATGAAAAAGGATAAAATCATGTTAAAATGTCCAATAAGCGTAAAATATCCTTCTGGCCAACAATTACCTCAAGCAGAAAAGTCAAACAATTCTAGTTCGTCTTGTTCGTCTTTTCCGGTGATTTCTTTCCCACCTCAAATCTCGCTCCAAAGTGCCTAATATTGAGCTTGTCTTAATTCTAGCACAGGAATATCTTAATCCTTACCCTACAGAATAAATGCACTAAAATGGCGTACTGATTGTGTTGGGTGTGTGGGCTCGAGAGCTACCGGAAGGCCTCGCCTTAATAAAATGCGGGCTCTGAGCGCGCTCTCCGACCTCCTCAGCCTCAGTTAGTGTGGAGCT
It contains:
- the LOC118514635 gene encoding phenoloxidase-activating factor 1, translated to MWGRKNCFTTMPVSWYCTRSVLCVVLLCWGVFTSVSNAHKIEESETAGSNTVAARSIPITSYQDPTHDPSSQSAETTSALRQDSKALYRVSCPGLSECVPLAECPELLLEISRQCYRGDFSLSCGVNEYEPHVCCPRAASPAFNDPRATAACGKSIVQGDFYNGLGAYPFVARIGFKNTKTGTFIFPCSGSIIARQIVLTSAHCALAKADSHRLSSVRVGDYDTRTDPDCGSTGFCAPVAVNHAVSQIIVHPDYIEGQYHHDIALLVLRTPINYTVAAQPICLHGRKQDLTVGRRVQIIGWGKLSTSGTKSPELQMLEVPLTSWDKCVRAYASTGALQSPQSIDGEWMCAGGEGRDACHGFGGAPLIIRDQGRYAQIGIMSFGAETCGALNMPSVYTSIAHYAPWIEANSPKAFV